In Salisediminibacterium beveridgei, one DNA window encodes the following:
- the lepB gene encoding signal peptidase I, with the protein MYSEKKRNHQYRQNLFLLAKVMVIAGALFILARGLLFSNYIVYGQSMMPTIEDGERIIVNKIGYEVAEPSRFDLIIFHVDDSTDYIKRVIGLPGDHIEYMDDQLFINEEPIEEPFLEDFKKASDERPFTGNFELEEMMFASEVPDDFVFVLGDNRQNSVDSRHIGFVSKEEIVGQANLTFWPIDNFRLIR; encoded by the coding sequence ATGTATTCAGAGAAAAAGCGAAATCATCAGTACAGGCAGAACCTGTTCTTACTTGCCAAAGTAATGGTTATTGCCGGAGCCCTTTTTATATTGGCCCGTGGGTTGCTATTCAGCAATTACATCGTATACGGTCAATCGATGATGCCGACTATAGAAGACGGGGAACGGATTATCGTGAATAAGATCGGTTATGAAGTCGCTGAGCCAAGCCGTTTTGATCTGATCATTTTCCACGTGGATGATTCCACTGATTACATTAAACGGGTGATTGGATTACCAGGGGATCATATTGAATATATGGATGATCAGCTTTTTATTAATGAAGAACCGATTGAAGAACCGTTTCTTGAAGACTTCAAAAAAGCCAGTGATGAAAGACCATTCACCGGGAATTTTGAGCTTGAAGAGATGATGTTCGCTTCGGAAGTGCCTGATGACTTTGTATTTGTTCTCGGTGATAATAGACAAAATAGTGTTGATAGCCGGCACATCGGCTTTGTTTCAAAGGAAGAAATCGTTGGACAGGCCAATTTAACATTCTGGCCGATTGATAATTTCCGGTTAATCCGTTAA
- a CDS encoding DUF1028 domain-containing protein, with amino-acid sequence MKKQQPKVATFSLIGFDPDTREWGIAVQSKFLGVGAVVPWAKAETGAIATQSFANTSFGPDGLTYLDRGLSPEEVVEKLIADDPDMELRQFAVMDRHGETAVFTGNDCYDWAGHRQGAHCTAQGNILVSEDTVHQLVHTFESAQGTLAERLLEALHQGQEAGGDSRGKQSAALFVVKEKGGYGGYNDRVYDLRVDDHKEPIKELRRLYDLHQLYFTRPKEEDLIPVEGDLLKELIGLIREQGIQVPDEKAYTDEVKEALKTYFMRENFEERWIEDAQIDPEVLSYMRKQETMY; translated from the coding sequence ATGAAGAAACAGCAACCGAAAGTTGCCACATTCTCGCTTATTGGATTTGATCCGGATACCCGGGAATGGGGGATTGCTGTGCAATCGAAATTCCTCGGGGTAGGTGCTGTGGTGCCTTGGGCAAAAGCGGAAACCGGTGCGATTGCAACCCAGTCATTTGCAAATACCTCTTTTGGCCCCGATGGTTTGACGTATCTGGACCGTGGTCTGTCACCTGAAGAAGTGGTTGAAAAATTAATCGCAGACGATCCTGACATGGAACTTCGCCAGTTCGCAGTGATGGATCGTCATGGAGAGACTGCTGTATTCACAGGTAATGATTGCTATGATTGGGCAGGTCATCGACAGGGTGCTCACTGCACTGCACAGGGGAATATTCTCGTCAGTGAGGACACGGTTCACCAGTTGGTCCATACATTTGAGTCGGCACAAGGAACTCTTGCTGAAAGACTGCTTGAGGCTTTGCATCAAGGGCAGGAAGCTGGTGGTGACTCCCGTGGAAAGCAATCGGCCGCGCTGTTTGTTGTAAAGGAAAAGGGTGGTTATGGCGGCTATAATGATCGGGTGTATGACCTGAGAGTGGATGACCATAAAGAGCCGATCAAGGAACTGAGGCGTTTGTATGATTTACATCAACTCTACTTTACGCGTCCGAAAGAGGAAGATCTTATCCCTGTAGAAGGAGATCTGCTCAAGGAACTGATTGGTCTGATCCGCGAACAAGGTATTCAGGTGCCGGATGAAAAGGCATATACCGATGAGGTCAAAGAAGCGCTGAAAACTTATTTCATGAGGGAAAATTTCGAAGAACGCTGGATTGAGGATGCGCAAATCGATCCGGAAGTTCTTTCCTATATGAGAAAACAGGAAACGATGTATTAA
- the eutH gene encoding ethanolamine utilization protein EutH translates to MLVNQVIVMLLILFLIIGVVDKIFQLNKGYGKAFDEGFQTMGPLALVMIGMIMASPVIAEVVLPIAGPVFAWFGADPAMLSGMLLAIDMGGYAIAMEMALTEEAALFSGIILSTLLGPTFVFTVPVALGLIPEKEFPFLAKGILAGLLAVPPGAFIAGLLAGFSPVFLLIQLIPVLVMVLITGAGLFLIPKVMIRLFLWMGRLILAFTLTMIVLVAVQELLGIRILTGFLPFSEAMEIIGLIVLALGGAFPMVHFLKTKLIPRLISKEKGDQVAVTGFVSSLAHSIPMYKNLYLMEEKGKLMNIAFSVSGAFVLGGHLGFTAALEPDMVMAMMAGKLISGVLAVCGVHYYFVRKIHK, encoded by the coding sequence ATGCTTGTCAATCAAGTCATTGTCATGCTTTTGATTTTATTTCTTATTATCGGTGTGGTTGATAAAATCTTTCAGCTCAATAAAGGTTACGGTAAAGCCTTTGATGAGGGATTCCAGACGATGGGGCCGTTGGCGCTGGTTATGATCGGGATGATTATGGCTTCTCCGGTGATTGCAGAAGTCGTCTTGCCGATAGCGGGGCCTGTATTTGCCTGGTTTGGTGCAGATCCGGCCATGCTCAGCGGCATGCTTTTGGCGATTGATATGGGTGGTTATGCGATCGCCATGGAGATGGCCTTGACTGAGGAGGCGGCTCTCTTTTCCGGGATCATTCTGTCCACATTACTGGGTCCGACATTTGTCTTTACGGTGCCTGTAGCACTTGGACTGATCCCGGAAAAAGAATTCCCGTTTCTCGCAAAAGGAATTCTTGCCGGATTACTTGCTGTGCCTCCAGGAGCCTTCATTGCCGGATTACTGGCAGGGTTTTCTCCAGTATTTTTATTGATTCAATTAATTCCTGTACTGGTCATGGTGTTAATCACAGGGGCAGGCTTATTCCTGATTCCCAAGGTAATGATTCGTTTATTTCTTTGGATGGGGAGACTGATTTTGGCCTTTACGTTAACAATGATTGTTCTGGTTGCGGTTCAGGAGCTTTTGGGTATCCGGATTTTGACTGGATTCCTCCCATTTTCTGAGGCGATGGAAATCATTGGTCTGATTGTGCTTGCACTGGGCGGAGCGTTTCCGATGGTTCATTTTCTCAAAACCAAGCTGATTCCGCGATTGATTTCGAAAGAGAAAGGAGATCAGGTTGCGGTTACAGGCTTTGTGTCCTCCCTTGCGCACAGTATACCAATGTACAAAAATCTCTATTTGATGGAGGAAAAGGGTAAACTGATGAACATTGCTTTTTCGGTGAGCGGAGCCTTTGTTCTTGGTGGTCATTTGGGATTCACTGCGGCCCTGGAGCCGGATATGGTCATGGCAATGATGGCAGGTAAACTGATTTCCGGCGTATTGGCTGTTTGTGGTGTACACTATTATTTTGTAAGGAAAATTCACAAATAA
- a CDS encoding BMP family lipoprotein: MKKRYSVLLSSVLAATVLAACGNDNNDNATPVNEGNNNEGNNNVENNVDNADNNNDNNEGNEATGDGEGFSSKMVTDVGGVDDRSFNESAWAGLTMFGEDYPGAEVDYLQSSDSSDYAPNLNRLARDGTDITFGIGFLMEDEIRDVAGQNPDQNFAIVDTVVTDEDGNMIDNVANITFAEHEGSFLVGVIAAMHTETNEVGFIGGVESELIKKFESGFKAGVHSVDPDIEIATQYAQDFNDASLGQQIADGMYAGGADIIYHAAGGTGNGLFTEAIDRRESGEEVWAIGVDQDQALTEGEWSEGNVILTSMVKRVDQSVYQVSEDTMNGNFPGGEVLEFALEDEGVGFAETRDNVSDEAIEAANDYRDQIINGDIEVPQTDDEYDEWYDSL, from the coding sequence ATGAAGAAGCGTTATTCAGTGCTCTTGTCATCCGTACTGGCAGCAACAGTGCTTGCGGCTTGCGGTAATGACAACAACGACAATGCAACACCGGTCAACGAAGGGAACAACAACGAAGGAAACAACAACGTTGAGAACAATGTTGACAACGCCGACAACAACAATGACAACAACGAAGGGAACGAAGCAACCGGAGACGGTGAAGGTTTCTCTTCCAAGATGGTTACGGATGTGGGCGGTGTTGATGACCGTTCATTCAACGAATCAGCATGGGCAGGCTTGACGATGTTCGGTGAAGATTATCCGGGAGCAGAAGTGGATTATCTTCAATCAAGTGACTCATCCGACTATGCACCAAACCTTAACCGTCTGGCACGTGATGGCACGGATATTACTTTCGGTATCGGCTTCCTGATGGAAGATGAGATCCGCGACGTAGCAGGTCAGAATCCTGATCAGAACTTTGCCATTGTTGACACAGTTGTTACAGACGAAGACGGTAACATGATTGACAACGTTGCAAACATTACATTTGCCGAGCATGAAGGTTCATTCCTCGTGGGTGTTATTGCAGCAATGCATACTGAAACCAACGAAGTTGGCTTTATCGGCGGTGTTGAAAGTGAACTGATCAAAAAGTTCGAAAGCGGCTTTAAAGCCGGTGTTCACTCTGTAGATCCTGACATTGAAATTGCAACGCAATATGCACAGGACTTTAACGATGCATCTCTCGGTCAGCAGATTGCTGATGGTATGTACGCTGGCGGCGCAGATATCATTTATCACGCTGCAGGTGGAACAGGTAACGGTCTCTTCACTGAAGCGATCGACCGTCGTGAGAGCGGCGAAGAAGTTTGGGCAATTGGTGTCGACCAGGACCAGGCGTTGACTGAAGGCGAATGGAGCGAAGGGAACGTCATCTTGACATCGATGGTTAAACGTGTTGACCAGTCTGTGTATCAGGTTTCTGAAGACACAATGAACGGCAACTTCCCTGGCGGCGAAGTTCTTGAATTCGCACTTGAAGATGAAGGTGTCGGCTTTGCCGAAACACGCGATAATGTCTCTGACGAGGCAATCGAGGCAGCTAATGATTATCGCGATCAAATCATCAACGGTGACATCGAAGTCCCACAAACTGATGATGAGTACGATGAGTGGTACGATTCACTTTAA
- the sfsA gene encoding DNA/RNA nuclease SfsA, with the protein MNPAEILFEEPLIETAYIARKNRFLMEVALGETGERVDVHLADSARLTELLIPGKTIYVSCHNAPHRKTNYTARLIENQDGSGLVSIFSTMPNQLAEQIIHHKLIPELASYTHKAREVRIGPSRFDHVLKMNLKQAILEVKGITWVEDGTAFFPGAVTARGKRHVEELQELNCSEDTETFILFVVQRADASNVQMAEVVDPLFSKALKNAKKSGVHVLACTMNVSTEGVSFKQTIPVITD; encoded by the coding sequence ATGAACCCGGCTGAGATTTTATTTGAAGAGCCTTTGATCGAAACGGCATATATCGCCAGGAAAAATCGTTTCCTGATGGAGGTGGCGTTAGGTGAAACAGGCGAGCGGGTCGATGTACATTTGGCAGATTCAGCGAGATTGACCGAGCTTTTGATTCCCGGCAAGACAATCTATGTCTCCTGTCACAATGCGCCGCATCGAAAGACAAACTACACTGCGCGGCTGATAGAAAATCAGGACGGGAGTGGGCTCGTATCCATCTTTTCCACAATGCCCAATCAGCTAGCTGAACAGATTATTCATCACAAACTGATACCCGAATTAGCTTCATATACTCACAAGGCCCGTGAAGTCAGAATCGGGCCGTCCCGGTTTGATCACGTATTGAAAATGAATCTTAAACAGGCGATTCTTGAAGTCAAGGGGATCACTTGGGTGGAAGATGGCACGGCATTTTTTCCCGGAGCTGTAACTGCAAGAGGGAAGCGTCATGTGGAAGAACTTCAGGAATTGAACTGTAGTGAAGATACAGAGACGTTTATTCTGTTTGTCGTACAGCGTGCGGATGCGTCGAATGTCCAAATGGCAGAAGTTGTCGATCCATTATTCAGTAAAGCATTAAAAAATGCAAAAAAATCCGGTGTGCATGTGCTGGCTTGTACAATGAATGTCTCAACTGAAGGCGTTTCGTTTAAACAAACCATCCCGGTTATCACAGACTGA
- a CDS encoding ABC transporter ATP-binding protein, whose product MEYVIEMNGIRKEFPGIVANDNITLQVKQGEIHALLGENGAGKSTLMNVLFGLYQPEKGEIKVRGEKVNVTDPNVANRLGIGMVHQHFMLVQKFTVTENIILGSEPKKGMSIDIRKAAQDVAEISDRYGLRVDPNSKIEDISVGMQQRAEILKTLYRGANILIFDEPTAALTPQEIKELIQIMRNLINEGKSIILITHKLKEILEVADRCTVIRRGKGIGTVDVSESDQTSLAEMMVGREISFEVEKGPPKPGEAILSVKGLTVEDVRGIDMVDQLDLEVRSGEILGIAGVDGNGQTELVEALTGLREAKSGTVTLSGEDISGKKPRKVTEAGVSHIPSDRHKHGLVLEFTIGENMMLQTYYQKPYTRNGILDYGKMYKKAEELMEEYDVRTPSSMTLARSLSGGNQQKAIIAREVDRSPKLIIAAQPTRGLDVGAIEFIHKKLVEERDKGRGVLLVSLEMDEVLNVSDRIAVIYEGKIVDIVDAKETNENELGLLMAGGKREAGETST is encoded by the coding sequence TTGGAATACGTAATCGAGATGAACGGCATACGTAAAGAGTTTCCCGGTATCGTTGCCAATGACAATATCACGCTGCAGGTCAAACAAGGCGAAATTCATGCATTATTAGGTGAAAACGGGGCCGGGAAATCTACTTTAATGAACGTCTTGTTCGGCTTGTATCAACCTGAAAAAGGAGAAATTAAAGTTCGCGGTGAAAAAGTGAACGTGACGGATCCTAATGTAGCGAATCGTTTGGGAATTGGAATGGTACACCAGCACTTTATGCTGGTTCAGAAATTTACGGTAACTGAAAATATCATTCTCGGCAGTGAGCCGAAAAAAGGAATGAGTATTGATATCCGTAAAGCTGCCCAGGATGTTGCAGAGATTTCTGATCGATATGGACTGAGGGTAGATCCCAATTCTAAAATCGAAGATATTTCTGTTGGTATGCAGCAGCGTGCGGAAATATTGAAAACACTATACCGCGGTGCAAACATTCTGATTTTTGATGAACCGACGGCTGCACTGACTCCCCAGGAAATCAAAGAACTGATTCAGATTATGCGTAATCTGATCAATGAAGGGAAATCCATCATCCTGATCACGCATAAGCTGAAAGAAATTTTGGAAGTAGCCGATCGATGTACGGTTATTCGCAGAGGTAAGGGCATTGGTACTGTGGATGTTTCTGAATCCGATCAAACCTCATTGGCTGAAATGATGGTCGGTCGTGAAATCAGTTTTGAAGTTGAGAAGGGTCCTCCAAAGCCGGGAGAAGCAATTTTGTCTGTTAAAGGGCTGACGGTTGAAGACGTCCGGGGGATCGACATGGTTGATCAGCTTGATCTGGAAGTTCGTTCCGGTGAGATTCTCGGTATTGCCGGTGTTGACGGAAATGGACAGACAGAACTCGTAGAAGCATTGACGGGGCTTCGTGAAGCCAAATCCGGAACGGTGACACTGTCGGGTGAAGATATCAGTGGGAAGAAGCCGCGTAAGGTTACGGAAGCCGGCGTTTCTCATATTCCGTCTGACCGTCACAAACACGGCCTTGTACTGGAATTCACCATCGGGGAAAACATGATGCTTCAAACGTATTACCAAAAGCCATATACGAGAAATGGTATTCTTGACTATGGAAAAATGTATAAGAAAGCAGAAGAACTGATGGAGGAGTATGATGTCAGGACACCAAGTTCCATGACATTGGCCCGCTCATTATCAGGTGGTAATCAGCAAAAAGCGATCATTGCCCGTGAGGTGGATCGTTCTCCGAAACTCATTATTGCAGCCCAGCCAACCCGAGGGCTTGATGTTGGAGCAATCGAGTTTATCCATAAAAAGCTGGTGGAAGAACGTGATAAAGGACGGGGTGTCCTTCTCGTTTCTCTTGAAATGGATGAAGTGTTGAATGTCAGTGACCGCATCGCGGTTATTTATGAAGGTAAGATTGTGGATATCGTCGATGCGAAGGAAACCAATGAAAATGAATTGGGTCTCTTGATGGCAGGCGGTAAAAGGGAAGCAGGTGAGACGTCGACATGA